atatatatgttttaggtctttttcaaaattaaaaatatgcgGTTTCATCGCCTCCATCAAACTTATAATTTTCAAGATAATTTTAATAATCCAATTGCATTTTCTTATTAAACTAGAGAAATTAGACGACGGTTGAAAAGTCAAGAAGTGAAATTGGAACCGAAGACAGAGAGGCTCACATTATGACGAGATAGAAAAAAACAAttcaaattgtgccaatttaccAAGTTCTTTCTTTTGCATTAATTTTTTATTGTCGCGTATAACTTTctagtcaattaaaaaaaagaataaaaaattgtCAAAATCCAAAGCTGCttggggaaaaaaaaaaaatcaaatggctGAGGAGATCAATTGCTTACCTGTGTGGAAATTATGAAGATTTGTGGAAGATATCGAAAGTCAGCTGGAAATGGAAGAGATGTAGCTCTCAAATGGCCCACAGAGAAGTTCATGGATGGTTCCAACCTTCTCTAGCAAAGCTACCTCCATCCATTACTGGCCATTCCTTTTCCAATCTTCTCCCTTCTGCGTTTCATTCTTCTCTTCTTCCATTGAAGGAATCCAAGTAGGGAAGCACGTTACAGAGATTTGGTTTCTCTTGACCTACAACGAGTCTGGGAATTGGTGCATGAGATCCCAAATGGCTCCAGGAGATGGGACAGTGGGCGTCGAGAGCAGGTTGttgctagggctggccaagaagCTGCTGCTCAAATTGTTAGGGGTTTTGTTGGCGAAAGCCGGGCTCAATTCAAACAGGAAGCTGAGGTCGAACGACGGCGAGAAGAGGTTGGGCGAGATCGGAGGAAGCGCCGCCGGCATCGGCGTCAGGATCCCGGGGAACAGACTCTGTCGGTCCGGCGCTGGCAAGCCGTCCATCGCCAGATCCGATGTGCCGGACCTGGCTGCTGACGCGCGCGGCGACGGCCTCTCGAAGGAGGCGATGCGGGCGGCGGGGGAGAGCGCGCCGCCAGGCGAGGGCAGGGAAGGAGAGTGAGGGTCGGCGGATTCCTGGCCGGTCAGTCTCTGGACCAGCGTCATGAACTCGCTTGTCGTGGCGTGGATGATCTTGGGGGAGACGGAGTAGATGATGACCGGATCGCGACGGGGAGGCGGCAGCtgctgcggcggcggcggctggCGCTCCTCCGTGGGATGGCGGGGCGGCGGGGCGATGGGGGGCTTCCTGATCATGTGGGAGTCCTTGCTGACGCTGAGAGGCGACGGACGGCGGCCTTGAATCTGCAACTCCCGCCGGGGAGACGGCTGCAAATCGGAGGGATCCATGGTGGGATTTGAGGTGGAGAGGACCAAGAGGGCTTAAGAAGGACGCGGAAAGGAAATTTTGTTGAAAATGTGAGAGTTCCcgagaaatatttaatttttttaaggggCGGAGAAGTCAATGAAACCCTTCAAATTTTTTATCCTTAActaccatttttttttaaaaaaaaataaattggtaATTTTGTAACCAAGCCCctgagatttagttcatttgtATTATGTTGACATCACATATCCAACTGACGCCGAAGATGATCAATTTTACTCCTTAGAAATGTGGCAAAGGCTATTCATTTGTTCTCAGCGTCCCCATTAATTTATTCCTAAGAataaatcacaaaataatattattgataATTAAGTACGGATGAAATATGAAAGAAGGCATAATATTAAATCAGAAagtattaattttataaatttaatatttttaaatcaattgtctattaaaaaaattatatattaattcatccaaattagaattctatttttaaaTACCTGAGAAATTAAAATGGTATTCTATACCTGCATTATTGTCCCGaggataaaaaataatattatctagACTTAAATCTTGGTCTCTTGAGAGAGCTTTATATCCTAATGAAATAggctataataattttttagttcatttaaaaggaaaacaaactagtTAATCTCGAggagaaattttataattttctaaaaaaggaCAACAAATTACTATATATGCTAATTATTATTATCTAGTTTATCACAATTAATATAAATTATACATGAAGATAAAATGtcattaaagaattattattacaTTTCAActatttgaaataaattttagccGTCTCATTACcgaacaattttttaaaaaaattaaaatctgttACCCTGGTAATTTCCGACAACTGCTCCACATCATTTAGATCAAgtaaattaggaaattaaaattaatcaaaggGTAACTTTTCGATCGTCTCATTACTGATCGTCTCATTACCGACTGAGCAAGAAGATAGGAATGAGGGAggaaatgaaataaacacaagacCAAAGAGTTAGATGAAAATTCGGTCAACaagggctaattgagttggataaGAGGGTTGACTTGACTGATTTTGCCAACTCTATTTGCTTGGTTTGAATAAGACCAATAAGACTGAATTTATTGAAACATCATTCTTaactcatatatatatttttttcttcttgttgtattattaattaagttttatgttATAAAATATAGCATGTAAATTAAGTTATCATATTTTAgctttttgataaaaactttataAATATTGAATGATTCACATTAAATAATAATATCTCTCATTTCCCTCGTTGCATTGTGTAATTATCTCCGAAGGTTGTGCCATAAATGTTTAGGTCTTTTATTTGATTCCCATGTTTGAGGCTTTCTAGAAGGAAGTAAAAGAGGAAGCAGTTGGTGTGTGGAGACAGTGTATGTGCAACTGAATAACAAAACCAGAtgagaaaaatatttcttttaaaaaaaattctaatttaacgGAATTGATTTAGACCAACCTACTTTTTATCTCCATATCTACCTGATTGATTTTGTTcgactttgttttaattttaatttagtatcTTTACTTAATAAAAATGTaaatagataataaaaaaaagatgaaATTATGCTTATGGTTCAGGACGGAGAGCCTTTCCTTATATCCGTCAGACAGTCAcggttaaataaattaatttaaaagatattttgaaaGTCTCAAATAATAATTATAGCAATAATAAATTAATAGTAGCAATAACAAATTAAACAGAAATTGACTTACGGACGGAGTCTTAGTCAACGGACTACGACCCGGATCCAATAATTGAGATGTTGcaatttctttattatttatttattttatttttacaactTGCATCTCGAAGGCGAAACGTCCACTTCTTCTGAGCGAAATTAATTTGAGTGCTCCAGATCGcttctaaatttaatttagatCGTTAAATTACACAAAACTGTCAATGGTAGCAAAAAAATGATTACATCATCCCATATATTGTTTACAGTTCGTACTTAAATTATAAGAAAGGtcagaaatttttattttttccgaAAACGTAGATTATGTAAAAGGTAGAATTAGTCCATATACTATCCTATATTATTGgaagaaaataaattagaaaattaaaattaattatcacaTAAAAAAGATAATACAACAGTTGTATATATGTAATGGACAATAATAAACGTATCTACATGTGCCAAAGTGAAAAATAATCATCGCCCATCTTATCATTAAGTTATGAGTCTAAGTCTGTGAGGGCCCACACAGACATCAcacataaaattaaattcttcaTTTCATATTTCCATCTAAGCAACTGATTGTTTTATGCCCTCCACCAACTGACCGAGTCTGCGTCTGCTCACATTTACATAATTATGTGTGTTGGTGTGTTTTTTtctttctaatttaaaaaaatgaaattattaGGGGGCGAATGCTAATTTAATGTTAAAATGGAATTGTTAGAAATCGCATCTTTttgttctctctctctcttctcttctctctctgCCGCTCGGTGTCTCTTCGTCTCTCGCCCCCGCGATGGTGGGGGAATCCGCCGCCGAGAAAGCCGCGGGGGCTTCGGCGGGCGGCGATTTCGTCATCCGTCACTGGCGATCGAGCGCCCCCGCCGCTGTGGACCACTCTCGCAGGCGCTTTCGTGCGCCGACCCGCCCCCCGGCGCTCGACGTCGGTCTCTCCTCCCCTAACGGCGACCCCGGAGCCGGTTCGGATCGCCCCCTTCGCGAGGATAGCGACTCGGGGTACATCAGCCTCCGCGACCTCATCCGCTTGCCGCCGGGATCGCCCGCCGGGACCCGCTCGGCATCCACCCCTGGCGCCGGGGGCGGAGGCGAGATCCGGATCAGGAACCGCCTCGTGAAGCAGGCGGCGCACGCGTACCTTCATCCGACGCCGTCGGGAGCTGAATACTACTGCCCGAGGCGCAGCAGCCGCAAGCTGCGGCGGGCGCTGGCCATCCTCACCTGCGGCCTTGCCGTGGAGCCACTCGATGCCTGCATCACTTTCCTCCTCCACCTGTTCCGCCGCTCGCGGTAGCGACGGCTCTCCTTAACGGCGCCGCCATCACCAAGTTCGGACGCGTTCAGGTTTTTTTAaccttttttttcttcatttaaaaaaaacatttttgttttttttccttaacTATTTTGTAAATAAACACCAATGTTTTCTTAAAATCGTTTTTTTTTTGGGAAATCAAAAGAGAGACAATTTGCTTACATTCAAATTCACAAATCGCCTGGAATTATTTCAGTATAAACAAGTTTCCAACAgcatttgtataaatttttgatTGAATCAATCGATCAAATTAAGTATTATTAGGAAGACTGGCGATAAGCTAAGCACTGCAGTTGGGCCAACAAGTGACGGAATGCTCATGTGGGCTTTGTGGTGTTTATGTGAACAGGAAGTATGATAGAGAGGCCTGGCCCCTCGTGATATGATGCGCATGTTTATCTCATTTGTCTATTCATTTTACTTTCTGAGTAGAGTAGGACTGTTGGCCTTATCTGCCAGTTGAGATTGACCAGTTTGATAAGGTGTATGCATCAATTGAGGGATataatttgaaatgattttttaaaagttttttttggaTTGTTCGATCTTTAGTATGACGCATTTGATATTTGTCAACAACAAATGgaataatgaaaaaaatatatgtatGGTAATTGAATTATGGGATTAACTCCTTTTGACCCAAAAAAGTAAAAAGGTttctaataattataaatttacgCTGGAGGTTGATGGGTttctaataaaatcaatcacctcATTTGATTTTTATTAACAAATTATTAAGCCACAATGCAACATCGTATAagaataattttatcaactcaggGTATAATGTAATTGTAAGGCATTAAAAGAGAAGATCGTCcacttattatattattataaatatataaaagaagCCAAATATCATGCCACCATTTAAATCAAACTAATTTATGATGGTAATATATATAATCAACACTTACACCAATGTCAAGTTTCCAATTCATAGTTGGTACTTGCCTGAGTAATTAATTCAATAGAtcttgagattaatttttaataattataaaatgtcGTTGGGAGCCTGATCTCCTCTATATAAAAGGTTATTATGTTAGAATAAATGTTCCTGTGATTTATCCATTTCAGAGAATATGGGCTTGTCTTGAGGGGTTGTTAAGATGATAAATTCACCTCCAACTTATATTAAGGATAAGGGAAGGTCAAACTTGGACTAGCCTAAGCGCTTGCACTTTCATTAGGACATTTCtaatgaaagatttttaaaagaagtttatgCAAcgaaaaagttgaaaaaaaattgaatagcTGTGGGCATGAGATTTAAGGTTTTTATTTGAAGAGTAGTAGTGGTAGTAAAGAAGTTTATTAAAgcagaataaaataaaaaggttgattattattattattttttaatcatttGTGTGGACGTGATAtttaagatttttattttaagaatagtaatgaaatttataaaattttatagaggagttttttttaaatagtgaAGAGAGTAgtagattttatatttttgatgtgaCATTAATATAATATATcggagaataaaaaaaattatttagaacttTAACAATAAGAGGATAGATGTCCTTAACCTCTTAGTCGATTTGTGCTCGCAAGTTAGTAGATAAAAAGGAGAGTCGATAAAGTGATCAGAGCGATGATGCGGCAATAGAGGGAGGCCTACCTGGCACGGGGTCAATTGttaaggtggaggtcaaagtcaaggtggtcaatgccAGATGGTAAAGGACCGAACGAAGGATAATTGCAATAGTCGGTCGGGTCGGTGAGGGCCAGACCGGCTGAAGACATGTCCGTGCAGACCACTCGTCCATCTCGGAATGATACATAAGATAGTCGACGCTCAATACGGAGCAGTAGGACGCCAAAGGAAACTAGATAACTTGTCCAAACGGAGGAGGAGTTCATGTTACTAAACAGTCATCGTATGGAAGGACAATTGAGGTCGACAGAGTAGAGGGGTCCCAGTCGAGTGACTATCCCGCTTGACCAAGCAGCGGGACTTGGCCAACAATGGAGCGGggtcctggccgagcggctatcccgctcgaccaAGCAACTGGACCGCCGCAGTC
This region of Zingiber officinale cultivar Zhangliang chromosome 9A, Zo_v1.1, whole genome shotgun sequence genomic DNA includes:
- the LOC122020377 gene encoding protein MKS1-like, with protein sequence MDPSDLQPSPRRELQIQGRRPSPLSVSKDSHMIRKPPIAPPPRHPTEERQPPPPQQLPPPRRDPVIIYSVSPKIIHATTSEFMTLVQRLTGQESADPHSPSLPSPGGALSPAARIASFERPSPRASAARSGTSDLAMDGLPAPDRQSLFPGILTPMPAALPPISPNLFSPSFDLSFLFELSPAFANKTPNNLSSSFLASPSNNLLSTPTVPSPGAIWDLMHQFPDSL